In Neovison vison isolate M4711 chromosome 11, ASM_NN_V1, whole genome shotgun sequence, one genomic interval encodes:
- the LOC122889431 gene encoding dentin sialophosphoprotein, whose translation MKIIIYFCIWAAAWAIPVPQIKPLERHAVDKSTNLNLLEKAKVKIQDELNANDTTEESGDPHENQRGRQQYTRDGYKEERNGSEWVEIGGKSSSTDSMLVNDEGNSVDQNGVTGKPETYGYDGIHGKEGSTTANGIRGQVSIIDNAGIANGSDINRNADKNLNNGGVVGDASQSENATVVQEEDHQIGRSNNSTGHEDEINRDACRNEGDTSEITHQRESEGNGNQEAEVTPERRGAGNGEDAGLDNSDGSPSGNGAEEDEVTGSGDDEGEETGNGKEGTDNRKGQEGQPHGKDDNDNSLGQNSISSEDDDPEDKEDPHDIDGDNTSKSEEDSDGISKDKVSPIIEDMQKPNYEENNTVEKKITDESELGATGKSQNKGIEVEGPRSGNRNITKEAGKVSEDKESKRQQGMVMGKGNVKTPGETDNIQGLGQKSEPGNKVTRSKTGSESNSGGYDSYEFDDKSMQGDDPNSSDDSNSNDDADSEGDNDSNSQGDIGYNSDESKDNGNDSDSNGGGDNDSDSTSDANDSDSNGNGNNRSDANGKSDSSKDNSDSSDSSDSSDSSDSSDSSDSSDSDSSDSSDSSDSSDSSDSSNSSDSSNSSDSSDSSDSSDSSDSSDSSDSGDSDSSDSSDSSNSSDSSDSSDSSDSDSSDSSDSSDSSDSSDSSDSSDSSDSSDSSDSSDSSNSSDSSDSSDSSDSDSSDSSDSSDSSNSSDSSDSSDSSDSSDSSDSSDSSDSSDSSDSSDSSDSSDSSESSDSSDSSDSSDSSDSKSDSSDSSNSSDSSDSSDSSDSSDSSDSNDSSDSSDSSDSKSDSSDSSNSSDSSDSSDSSDSSDSNDSSDSSDSSDSKSDSSDSSNSSDSSDSSDSSDSSDSSDSSDSSDSSDSSDSSDSSDSSDSKSDSSDSSNSSDSSDSSDSKSENSDSSDSSDSKSDSSESNDSSDSSDSSDSKSDSSDSSDSSNSSDSDSKSDSSDSSNSKSDSSDSSDSDSSDSSDSKSESSDSSNSKSDSDSNDSSDSSDSDSKSDSSDSSNSKSDSSDSSESDSSDSDSSDSDSSDSDSSDSDSSNSDSSNGNSSDSSDSDSSDSSDSSNGDSSDSNSSDSSDSDSSDSSDSSDSSNSDSNGSSTGTSDSHSKTKSHSKTKSHSKTKSGNGNNGSDSESDSEGSDSNHSTSDD comes from the exons atgaagataattatatatttttgcatttggGCAGCAGCATGGGCTATTCCA GTTCCTCAAATCAAGCCACTGGAGAGACATGCTGTTGACAAATCTACAAATTTAAAtcttctggaaaaagcaaaagtgaaaatacaG gATGAGTTAAATGCCAATGATACCACTGAAGAAAGTGGTGACCCCCatgaaaatcaaagaggaagGCAACAATATACCAGAGATGgttacaaagaagaaagaaatggttcTGAGTGGGTAGAAATAGGAGGGAAAAGTTCTTCTACAGATTCCATGTTAGTAAATGATGAGGGGAATAGTGTGGACCAAAATGGGGTCACAGGAAAACCAGAAACATATGGTTATGATGGGATACATGGAAAAGAAGGTAGCACCACAGCAAATGGCATCAGGGGACAAGTAAGCATCATCGACAATGCTGGAATAGCAAATGGAAGCGATATTAACAGAAATgctgataaaaatttaaataatggagGAGTTGTTGGAGATGCAAGTCAGAGTGAGAATGCCACTGTTGTCCAAGAAGAAGACCATCAAATAGGTAGAAGCAATAACAGTACAGGCCATGAGGATGAAATAAATAGGGATGCCTGTAGAAATGAGGGTGATACAAGTGAAATAACACatcagagagaaagtgagggtaATGGGAATCAGGAGGCAGAAGTAACACCAGAAAGAAGGGGAGCTGGAAATGGAGAAGATGCTGGCCTGGATAATTCTGATGGGAGTCCTAGTGGAAATGGAGCAGAGGAGGATGAAGTAACAGGTTCTGGTGATGATGAAGGTGAAGAAACAGGGAATGGAAAAGAGGGTACTGATAACAGGAAGGGCCAAGAGGGTCAGCCTCATGGAAAAGATGACAACGATAACAGCTTAGGTCAAAATTCAATTAGTAGTGAAGATGATGACCCAGAAGACAAAGAAGATCCCCATGACATTGATGGAGACAACACCTCCAAGAGTGAGGAGGATTCTGATGGTATTTCTAAAGACAAAGTTAGCCCAATAATAGAGGACATGCAAAAGCCCAATTACGAAGAAAACAATACTGtggaaaagaaaatcactgaTGAATCAGAGCTAGGTGCTACTGGGAAGAGTCAAAATAAG GGAATAGAAGTGGAAGGTCCCAGAAGTGGCAACAGAAACATTACCAAAGAAGCTGGGAAAGTCAGTGAAGATAAAGAGAGTAAAAGACAACAAGGAATGGTCATGGGAAAAGGAAATGTCAAGACACCAGGGGAGACTGACAACATACAAGGGCTTGGTCAGAAATCAGAACCTGGAAATAAGGTTACACGCAGCAAAACAGGTAGTGAAAGTAATAGTGGTGGATATGACAGTTATGAGTTTGATGACAAATCTATGCAAGGAGATGATCCCAACAGTAGTGATGACTCTAACAGCAATGATGATGCTGATTCTGAAGGTGACAATGACAGCAATAGCCAAGGAGACATTGGTTATAACTCTGATGAATCAAAAGATAATGGCAATGACAGTGATTCAAATGGAGGAGGTGATAATGACAGTGATAGCACATCAGATGCTAATGATAGTGACAGTAATGGCAATGGTAACAATAGGAGTGATGCCAATGGCAAATCAGACAGCAGCAAAGATAATTCAGACAGTAGTGACAGCAGTGATAGCAGCGACAGCAGTGACAGTAGCGACAGTAGTGACAGCAGTGACAGCGACAGCAGTGACAGCAGCGACAGCAGCGACAGCAGTGATAGCAGTGACAGTAGTAACAGCAGTGACAGTAGCAATAGTAGTGACAGCAGCGATAGCAGTGACAGCAGTGATAGCAGTGACAGCAGCGATAGCAGTGACAGCGGTGATAGTGACAGCAGTGACAGTAGCGACAGCAGCAATAGCAGTGACAGCAGTGACAGTAGTGACAGCAGTGATAGTGACAGTAGTGACAGCAGTGATAGCAGTGACAGTAGTGACAGCAGCGACAGCAGTGATAGCAGTGACAGCAGTGACAGTAGCGACAGCAGTGACAGTAGCGACAGCAGCAATAGCAGTGACAGTAGTGACAGTAGTGATAGCAGTGATAGTGACAGTAGTGACAGCAGTGACAGTAGTGACAGCAGCAACAGCAGTGACAGTAGTGATAGCAGTGACAGTAGCGACAGCAGTGACAGTAGCGACAGCAGTGACAGCAGTGACAGTAGCGACAGCAGTGACAGTAGTGACAGCAGCGACAGCAGCGATAGCAGTGAGAGCAGTGATAGCAGCGACAGCAGTGACAGCAGCGACAGCAGTGACAGCAAGTCAGACAGTAGTGACAGTAGTAACAGCAGCGACAGCAGCGATAGCAGCGACAGCAGCGACAGCAGCGATAGCAGTGACAGCAACGACAGCAGTGACAGCAGCGACAGCAGTGACAGCAAGTCAGACAGTAGTGACAGTAGTAACAGCAGTGACAGCAGCGATAGCAGCGACAGCAGCGATAGCAGTGACAGCAACGACAGCAGTGACAGCAGCGACAGCAGTGACAGCAAGTCAGACAGTAGTGACAGTAGTAACAGCAGTGACAGCAGCGATAGCAGCGACAGCAGCGATAGCAGTGACAGCAGCGATAGCAGCGACAGCAGCGATAGCAGTGACAGCAGTGATAGCAGCGACAGCAGTGACAGCAGCGACAGCAAGTCAGACAGTAGTGACAGTAGTAACAGCAGTGATAGTAGCGACAGCAGTGACAGCAAGTCAGAGAACAGTGACAGCAGTGACAGCAGTGACAGCAAGTCAGACAGTAGTGAAAGCAATGATAGCAGTGACAGCAGTGATAGTAGTGACAGTAAATCAGACAGTAGTGACAGTAGTGATAGCAGCAACAGTAGTGACAGTGACAGTAAATCAGATAGCAGTGATAGCAGCAACAGCAAATCAGATAGTAGTGACAGCAGTGACAGTGACAGCAGTGATAGCAGCGACAGTAAATCAGAAAGCAGTGACAGCAGCAATAGCAAATCAGATAGTGACAGCAATGATAGCAGTGACAGTAGTGACAGTGACAGTAAATCAGACAGCAGTGACAGCAGCAATAGCAAATCAGATAGTAGTGACAGCAGTGAAAGTGACAGCAGTGATAGTGATAGCAGTGATAGTGACAGCAGCGACAGTGACAGCAGTGACAGTGACAGCAGCAACAGCGACAGCAGCAATGGTAACAGCAGCGACAGCAGTGACAGTGACAGCAGCGACAGCAGTGACAGTAGCAATGGTGACAGCAGTGACAGCAACAGCAGCGACAGCAGTGACAGTGACAGCAGTGATAGCAGCGACAGCAGTGACAGCAGCAACAGTGACAGCAATGGCAGTAGTACCGGTACATCTGACAGTCACagcaagaccaagagtcacagcaagaccaagagtcacagcAAGACTAAGTCCGGTAATGGCAACAATGGAAGTGACAGTGAGAGTGACAGTGAAGGCAGTGACAGCAATCACTCAACCAGTGATGAttag